Within Actinoplanes sp. L3-i22, the genomic segment GGCGACCCGACCAAGGACGCCAAGGTCGGCGACTGCATCTCGGTCAGCGACAAGCTCTCCGACAAGGAGACCGAGACCGAGGCCGACATCGTCGACTGCGGCGACTCGAAGGCCAAGTTCGTGGTCGTCGGCCGGGTCGCCGGCATCAGCGACGTGAACAGCACCGCGTGTGACACCTACTTCACCGAGGCGGACAAGGACCCGGCGATCCTGTCGAGCCCGTCCGGCGCCAAGGACAAGTACCTGCTCTGCGTGAAGTCGCCGAAGTAACAAGTGCTCGATCGGGGGCGGCGTTCCGGGCCTGGGACGCCGCCCCCGGTTGCATCCCGGCGCGGCGGAGATGTTGTGCTGAGCGGGTGCAACCGTCCGAGTCCTCACCGCGTACCCCTCAGGGGGTTGTCGCACAGGCGGCCGAGGCCGCCTCGCTGAGCGTGCTCGACGCCCGCATCGCGGATTGTTTTGCCTGTTCACGGCTGGTCGAGTGGCGCACCGAGGTGGCCCGGGTCAAGCGGGCGTCGTTCCGCGACCAGGACTATTGGGGCCGCCCGCTACCGGGCTTCGGCCCGGCCGGCGCCTCGATCGCGATCCTCGGCCTGGCCCCCGCCGCGCACGGCGGCAACCGCACCGGCCGGATGTTCACCGGCGACCGCTCCGGCGACGTGCTGTTCGCCGCCCTGCACCGGGCCGGCCTGGCCAACCAGCCGACCAGCGTCGCCGCCGACGACGGCCTCGAGCTGCGGCACACCCGGATCTTCGCGGCGGTGCGGTGCGCGCCGCCGGACAACAAGCCCACGCCGGCCGAGCGCGACACCTGCGCCCCCTGGGTCCGCCGCGAGCTGGAACTGATCAAACCCACCCTGCGGGCGGTGGTCACCCTGGGTGCCTTCGCCTGGGCCGCCTGGTGGCCGGCGATGCGATCGGCGTACGGCGTGAAGCCCCCCGTCCCGCGTCCGAAATTCGGGCACGGCGCCGAGGTCCACCTGCCCGGCGTGCCCCCGGTGCTCGGCTGTTTCCACGTCAGTCAGCAGAACACCTTCACCGGCCGGCTCACCCCCGACATGCTCGACGTGGTGTTCACACGTGCCAAGGCTCTGGCGGGCCTGGCATGATGCGCCTGTCCGAATCCCGCTTCGAGTCACGGATCTGATCTAGCCCGCATGGACCTCGCACAACTGCGCCGCTGGTGGCCGCTGGTCGCCGTCATCGGGCTGCTCTTCGTGACCTCGCTGGCCGCCACCCGCTCGGCGCCCCAGCTGGACCGGATCACCCCGACGTCGACCACGCCGACCACGCAGGCCCCCCTGCTGCCACCGACCCCGAACCCGTCCGCGATCCCGCCGACCGAGACCCCGGTCGAGGCCGCCCGTGGCCTGCCCGACTGGCTCGGCACGCTGACCACGGTCCTGCTCGCGTTCCTGGTGGTCGCGATGGTGATCGTGCTGGTCTTCGCGCTGCTGCGCGATGCCAACCGCCGCCGGAAGAACCGCACCGGCCGCCGGGGCCCGCGCCGCGCCGCGAACACCGCGGAGGACCTGGTCGCCGCGCTGGACGCGGGCCTGGAGGAGCTCTCCGACACCGACCGTGACCCGCGCCGCGCGGTGATCGCCTGCTGGGTGCGCCTGGAGCAGGCGGCCGCCGAGGCCGGCACCCCGCGGCACCCCGGCGACAGCCCGACCGACCTGATCAGCCGGCTGCTCGCCGAGCAGCGGGTGGACGCGGCCGTGCTGGCCGCGCTGATGGAGGTGTACCGGGAGGCCCGGTACGCCACGCACACCGTCGACGACCAGATGCGCCAGCAGGCCCGGTATGCCCTGGAGCGCCTGCGCGCCGACCTGGGAGCGGGGGTGTCATGAGCGACGGCGGGTTGAGCGATCTCTTCGAGATGACCGCGGCGCCGGTCCCGGCGTCGGTCCCGAAACCGAAGCGGCGCCGCTCCCCGGCCCTCCGGATCGCCGGCAACGTGGCCCTGGTCGCCGCGGCCACGGTCGTGGTGGTCGCCGCGCTGCGGGCCGGCTCGATCCACGTCTCGTTGCTGCTGGTGATCGCCCTGCTGGTCGGGTTGCGCCTGATCACGATGGCGGCCGCGGCGGTCCGGCCGCCCCGGGCGGTGCGCGGCGGGATCGGCGGCGGCAAGACGTCGGCCCGGACCGCTGACACGTTGCGTGCCACAGTCCGCCGCTGGGAGCGAACTCTGGACACGGCACACTCCGACTCGGACACCTATGCGCGTAACGTCTTGCCGGTGCTCGGCGAACTCGCGGACGAGCGGCTGCGGCTGCGGCACGGCATCACCCGGGCCGGTGACCCGCGCCGCGCCCGGGAATTGCTCGGCGAACCGGCTTGGGCGGTACTCTCCGACCCCGGCCGGCACGGGCTGAAGACGCGGGACCTGGAGACGTACGTACAAGCGATGGAACGACTGTGAGAAAGGTGCGCCGGTGACGCAGACAGGCGTACAGGCCATTCCCCCGTACGAGGTCGGGCGCCTGGCCGAGGCGGTGCTCGACGCCGTGAACACCGTCCTGGTCGGCAAGCGGGAGTCGCTCGAGCTGGTGCTGGCCGGCATCCTGGCGGGCGGGCACGTCCTGCTCGAGGACCTGCCCGGGCTCGGCAAGACGCTGACCGCACGTTCCTTCGCCCAGGCGCTGGGGCTCGACTTCCGGCGCCTGCAGTTCACCCCCGACCTGCTGCCGGCCGACGTGACCGGCTCGTTCCTCTACGACCAGCGCAAGGGCGACTTCGCGTTCCGGGCCGGCCCGGTCTTCACCAACATGCTGCTGGCCGACGAGATCAACCGGACCCCGCCGAAGACCCAGTCCGCCCTGCTCGAGGCGATGCAGGAGAAGCAGGTCTCGGTCGAGGGCGTGACCTACCGGCTGGACCCGCCGTTCCACGTGCTGGCGACGGCCAACCCGATCGAGTACGAGGGCACGTACCCGCTGCCCGAGGCCCAGCTCGACCGGTTCCTGCTCCGGGTGTCGTTCGGTTACCCGACCGCCGACGAGGAGTGGGAGGTCATGCGCCGCCGGATGTCGCGCCGCCAGGAGGAGTCCCAGCTGGCCCCGGTGGTGAACGCGCAGACCCTGCAGATCATGCAGGCCGCGCTGGAGTCGGTCGCGGTCGAGGACTCGATCGGCCGCTACATCGTCTCGCTGGCCGCCGCCACCCGCGAGCACAACGCGGTGCTGGTCGGCTCGTCGCCGCGTGGCTCGCTGGCCCTGCTGCTGCTGGCCCGGGCGCGGGCCGCGATGGCCGGGCGGGACTACGTCGTCCCCGAGGACGTCAAGGACGTCGCGGTGCCGGCGCTGGCCCACCGGATCACGCTGCGCCCGGAGATGTGGCTGCGCCAGGTGAACCCGGCGTTCGTGGTGCAGGAGGTGCTCAGCGCGGTGCCGGCCCCGGCCAGCGGAGCGCTTCCGACGTACGCG encodes:
- a CDS encoding MoxR family ATPase, whose translation is MTQTGVQAIPPYEVGRLAEAVLDAVNTVLVGKRESLELVLAGILAGGHVLLEDLPGLGKTLTARSFAQALGLDFRRLQFTPDLLPADVTGSFLYDQRKGDFAFRAGPVFTNMLLADEINRTPPKTQSALLEAMQEKQVSVEGVTYRLDPPFHVLATANPIEYEGTYPLPEAQLDRFLLRVSFGYPTADEEWEVMRRRMSRRQEESQLAPVVNAQTLQIMQAALESVAVEDSIGRYIVSLAAATREHNAVLVGSSPRGSLALLLLARARAAMAGRDYVVPEDVKDVAVPALAHRITLRPEMWLRQVNPAFVVQEVLSAVPAPASGALPTYARHD
- a CDS encoding uracil-DNA glycosylase — protein: MQPSESSPRTPQGVVAQAAEAASLSVLDARIADCFACSRLVEWRTEVARVKRASFRDQDYWGRPLPGFGPAGASIAILGLAPAAHGGNRTGRMFTGDRSGDVLFAALHRAGLANQPTSVAADDGLELRHTRIFAAVRCAPPDNKPTPAERDTCAPWVRRELELIKPTLRAVVTLGAFAWAAWWPAMRSAYGVKPPVPRPKFGHGAEVHLPGVPPVLGCFHVSQQNTFTGRLTPDMLDVVFTRAKALAGLA
- a CDS encoding DUF4129 domain-containing protein, producing the protein MDLAQLRRWWPLVAVIGLLFVTSLAATRSAPQLDRITPTSTTPTTQAPLLPPTPNPSAIPPTETPVEAARGLPDWLGTLTTVLLAFLVVAMVIVLVFALLRDANRRRKNRTGRRGPRRAANTAEDLVAALDAGLEELSDTDRDPRRAVIACWVRLEQAAAEAGTPRHPGDSPTDLISRLLAEQRVDAAVLAALMEVYREARYATHTVDDQMRQQARYALERLRADLGAGVS